One window from the genome of Neospora caninum Liverpool complete genome, chromosome VI encodes:
- a CDS encoding Proteasome subunit alpha type,related — MAGRSTQAMYDRHITIFSPDGNLYQVEYAMKAVRNCNLTCVAMKGDDSACIVVQKKVAAQQLTQDKHLDSSFVSSLYTLSPTIGSCLVGVFPDCRSIAFRARQEAGEFAYKNGYDMPVYALAKRIADINQVYTQFAYMRLHACTGIMISYDEEAGPSIYKFDPAGFFAGYKASRNLFLRATRYTTSGSPHSTLGLCRSQVLVSYAKERKAGMTEACASGTKEQEATNILEKMVKKRPRTTPKEVIECAISAMQHVLAMDFKASDIEVGVVTKDHPAFRILSEQEVEDHLTSIAERE; from the exons ATGGCAGGCCGTAGCACGCAAGCGATGTACGATCGCCACATCACCATTTTCTCGCCCGATGGAAACCTGTACCAAGTTG AGTACGCGATGAAGGCAGTGCGAAACTGCAACTTGACGTGCGTGGCGATGAAGGGCGACgacagcgcatgcatcgtCGTGCAGAAGAAAGTCGCGGCGCAGCAGTTGACGCAA GACAAGCACCTCGACagctccttcgtctcctcacTGTACACACTCTCCCCGACCATCGGCAGTTGCCTCGTTGGAGTCTTCCCCGACTGCCGCAGCATCGCTTTCCGCGCACGACAGGAAGCAG GAGAGTTTGCGTACAAGAACGGCTACGACATGCCTGTCTACGCCCTCGCGAAGCGAATCGCCGATATCAACCAGGTGTACACGCAGTTCGCGTACATGCGTCTCCACGCATGCA CTGGTATCATGATATCCTATGACGAAGAAGCTGGTCCCTCCATCTACAAATTCGACCCCGCAGGCTTCTTTGCCGGCTACAAGGCAAGTCGGAATCTTTTCCTACGCGCCACACGCTACACGACCTCCGGTTCTCCTCATTCCACATTAGGTCTTTGCCGATCCCAGGTCCTCGTTTCGtacgcgaaggagaggaaggcggggaTGACCGAG GCTTGTGCATCGGGCACGAAAGAGCAG GAGGCGACAAACATTCTGGAAAAGATGGTAAAGAAGCGCCCGCGCACAACCCCGAAGGAGGTGATTGAGTGCGCCATATCGGCAATGCAGCATGTCCTCGCCATGGACTTCAAAGCCTCCGACATCGAAGTCGGTGTCGTCACGAAAGACCATCCTGCCTTCAG GATTTTGTCGGAGCAGGAAGTCGAGGACCATTTGACGTCGATCGCTGAGAGGGAGTAG